In the genome of Myxococcales bacterium, one region contains:
- a CDS encoding FAD-binding oxidoreductase has protein sequence MAIVVVGGGIAGLSAAWGLCAARAGDVLVLEREAQLFAMSSGKNAAIYRAVESPRPVAELGVRSATLLDELFGARERWLRQDGLLLTAKSRDALVPLADISSSVGIEVEWLTQAELVRRAPSVMGGHATTALWVAGGGVIDLHAIATALAKAVRDAGGRIAVENRAVRVLTDKGRVTGVACGEQTHPADVVVIAGGAWASEVGETCGAPLPLTPVRRHLVMLEPDVAIAPDAPTVWDAELGAYYRPESGALLSSPGDAVPWHAEDPAADPAALELLFERLRKMAPSVAGARVRRYWACLRTFAPDKASVVGADPRVAGLFWLAGLGGHGMTAGVAAGRVLAAGVTGAGDPLHRHLTPARLL, from the coding sequence ATGGCAATCGTGGTGGTCGGTGGTGGCATCGCAGGGCTCTCAGCCGCGTGGGGACTGTGCGCCGCGCGAGCGGGCGACGTTCTGGTGCTAGAGCGCGAAGCCCAGCTCTTTGCCATGAGCTCCGGCAAGAACGCGGCCATTTACCGGGCGGTCGAGTCGCCGCGTCCAGTCGCCGAGCTGGGCGTGAGGAGCGCGACGCTGCTCGACGAGCTATTCGGGGCGCGCGAACGCTGGCTCCGGCAGGATGGCTTGCTGCTCACGGCGAAGTCCCGCGATGCCCTGGTCCCGCTCGCAGACATTTCATCCAGCGTGGGGATCGAAGTCGAGTGGCTGACACAAGCCGAGCTCGTACGACGAGCGCCATCCGTGATGGGCGGTCACGCGACCACTGCGCTGTGGGTTGCCGGGGGCGGGGTGATCGATCTGCACGCCATCGCGACGGCGCTCGCCAAGGCCGTGCGGGACGCAGGAGGCCGCATCGCGGTCGAGAATCGAGCGGTCCGTGTGCTCACGGACAAAGGGCGCGTGACTGGCGTCGCCTGCGGCGAACAGACCCATCCCGCGGACGTCGTGGTGATCGCAGGCGGAGCCTGGGCGAGCGAGGTCGGCGAGACCTGTGGCGCGCCGCTACCTCTCACCCCGGTGCGGCGTCACCTCGTGATGCTCGAGCCCGACGTTGCCATCGCACCCGACGCGCCCACCGTCTGGGATGCAGAGCTCGGCGCGTATTATCGCCCCGAGTCCGGCGCGCTGCTGTCGAGCCCTGGCGACGCCGTGCCTTGGCACGCGGAAGATCCGGCCGCGGATCCGGCCGCGCTCGAGCTGCTCTTCGAGCGCCTGCGCAAGATGGCGCCGTCCGTCGCGGGTGCCCGCGTGCGGCGTTACTGGGCGTGTCTGCGCACCTTCGCTCCCGACAAGGCGAGTGTGGTCGGCGCGGATCCGCGCGTCGCTGGGCTGTTCTGGCTGGCCGGGCTCGGCGGTCACGGCATGACGGCGGGTGTCGCGGCGGGGCGTGTACTGGCGGCCGGTGTCACGGGCGCGGGCGATCCGTTGCATCGACACCTGACGCCAGCGCGGTTGCTTTAG
- a CDS encoding M23 family metallopeptidase, with product MIDLITMRVITPITRLQLDRARIGGSARNLAGEGAGLGFAVPLCMNPNTLLVARCILSAACIVGCANETGTAGETPEPEGSGGSASASSGGKAGVAVGSGGSNWASGGSTSDAGVSGGAAGAGGSSGKPTSDAGASKPKPDAGGGGAGGTNGAGGTSGGGSAGVGGATGGGGAGCGSLSYAGKCKGSVLSWCEDGAVQTADCAAKGKTCGYQDSSVGYNCLTPASGCGTLDDKGKCDGSVLSWCEGGTKQVVDCADTNRACKWEDGTIGYNCVATNPVGQGGKLGFGYPVGDKTTYPAGGWQVSQVLGNYLYSPPFVGGHLAEDIFNPNGASANAPVYSVADGVVVYAGSNSSSYKNTVMIKHDLGNGQKVCSFYGHLWPPVVSKGQSIKRGQKIAEVMDWVYFYGTENSHLHYVIVTEALCDQALAGSGGLCGYDSSNGPTGYSNLSNEPFSYTSKGDGCGSQVHKNGYLSPAQFILANHF from the coding sequence GTGATCGACTTGATCACCATGCGGGTGATCACACCGATCACCCGGTTGCAGCTCGACCGCGCGCGTATCGGCGGATCTGCGCGGAATTTGGCTGGCGAGGGCGCTGGTCTTGGGTTTGCAGTGCCGCTCTGCATGAACCCGAACACGCTGCTCGTCGCTCGTTGCATCCTGTCCGCCGCCTGCATCGTTGGCTGCGCCAACGAAACCGGAACCGCCGGCGAAACACCCGAACCCGAGGGCAGTGGCGGTAGCGCCAGCGCTTCCAGTGGAGGAAAGGCGGGCGTCGCCGTCGGCAGCGGAGGCTCGAACTGGGCTAGCGGGGGCTCGACGAGTGACGCTGGGGTGAGCGGGGGCGCGGCCGGCGCCGGCGGGTCGAGCGGCAAACCAACGAGCGACGCCGGCGCAAGCAAACCAAAACCCGACGCCGGCGGTGGCGGCGCCGGTGGCACCAATGGTGCGGGTGGCACCAGTGGCGGCGGCAGCGCGGGTGTTGGTGGAGCGACCGGCGGCGGCGGCGCGGGGTGCGGCTCGCTGAGCTACGCCGGCAAATGCAAAGGCAGCGTGCTCTCGTGGTGCGAAGACGGCGCTGTGCAGACCGCCGACTGCGCAGCGAAGGGTAAGACCTGCGGGTACCAGGACTCCTCCGTCGGTTACAACTGCCTGACTCCGGCGTCGGGCTGCGGGACGCTGGACGACAAGGGCAAGTGCGACGGCTCGGTTCTGAGCTGGTGCGAGGGCGGCACCAAGCAGGTCGTGGACTGCGCCGACACCAACCGCGCGTGCAAGTGGGAAGACGGAACCATCGGCTACAACTGCGTGGCCACGAACCCCGTCGGTCAAGGCGGCAAGCTGGGCTTCGGATATCCGGTCGGCGACAAGACCACCTATCCGGCCGGCGGCTGGCAGGTGTCACAAGTTCTCGGCAATTACCTGTATTCGCCGCCGTTCGTCGGCGGACACTTGGCGGAGGACATCTTCAACCCGAACGGAGCCAGCGCGAACGCGCCGGTGTATTCGGTGGCAGATGGCGTCGTGGTCTACGCCGGGAGCAACTCGTCGAGTTACAAGAACACGGTGATGATCAAACACGACCTCGGCAACGGACAGAAGGTCTGCTCGTTCTACGGCCACTTGTGGCCGCCGGTGGTGTCCAAAGGCCAGAGCATCAAGCGCGGGCAGAAGATCGCGGAGGTGATGGACTGGGTCTATTTCTACGGCACGGAGAACTCGCACCTGCACTACGTGATCGTGACCGAAGCGCTATGCGATCAGGCTCTCGCCGGCAGCGGGGGGCTCTGCGGCTACGACTCCAGTAACGGTCCCACCGGTTACTCGAACCTGTCCAATGAACCCTTCAGCTACACCTCGAAGGGAGACGGCTGTGGGTCGCAGGTTCACAAGAACGGTTACTTGTCCCCCGCCCAGTTCATCCTGGCGAATCACTTCTGA
- a CDS encoding serine/threonine protein kinase, protein MNASGDHTASFPKTVGRYEILLPIASGGMATVYLARARGDQGFTRDVALKLVHEHLRREPAFLRDVIEEAKIAAKIRHPHVVPVLDVGEDRSGAYLVMEYIEGASLSGLYRAAASAGTRLSPGVTLRILLDALSGLHAAHELGDGRGGSLGVVHRDFSPQNILIGSDGIARLTDFGIAKARSRISHTKTGVTKGKLAYMSPEQARGKPLDRRTDVWAAGVIAWEAIARRRLFKGNEADIVLDVGHKPIPDLGQIDPEVPPELAQAVAGALSRDLKQRTPTAQALRDALASGARGEWRAADTEEVASTVERLLGAELAERRSRSARELTRELTTIQPQEPTLPDAVPAASQLESATLRTAQATEPNVPSGDRAAASQPRPRNWGIALALLGTLLVGIGTGIAFQKQSGAERQERAEPRPRYSATPASAAAAPAAEPSTSLAASNGPTPPEASAAEDAAASSLALTALIIESNLPLATLQIDGAAMPLERGTKRVELAVSTGPHDVEASTTSGRRLRMKSTSGRLMLQFPPLPTSRPLVENPY, encoded by the coding sequence GTGAACGCTTCCGGCGATCACACGGCGAGCTTCCCGAAGACCGTGGGTCGCTACGAAATATTGCTCCCCATCGCCAGTGGTGGGATGGCGACGGTGTACCTGGCCCGCGCCCGCGGCGACCAGGGTTTTACGCGCGACGTCGCCCTCAAGCTGGTGCACGAACACCTGCGGCGTGAGCCCGCTTTCTTGCGCGACGTGATCGAGGAAGCCAAGATCGCAGCCAAAATTCGGCATCCTCACGTGGTGCCGGTGCTCGACGTCGGAGAGGACCGGTCCGGCGCGTACCTCGTGATGGAGTACATCGAGGGAGCCAGTCTCAGCGGTCTGTATCGCGCGGCAGCCAGCGCCGGCACGCGTCTGTCGCCGGGGGTGACGCTCCGCATCTTGCTCGACGCTCTGTCGGGGCTGCATGCCGCCCACGAGCTCGGTGACGGCCGTGGCGGATCGCTTGGGGTCGTGCATCGGGATTTTTCTCCCCAGAACATCCTGATCGGCAGCGACGGGATCGCGCGATTGACGGACTTCGGAATTGCCAAGGCAAGGTCGCGAATCAGCCACACCAAGACCGGCGTCACGAAGGGCAAGCTTGCTTACATGTCGCCGGAGCAAGCCCGTGGAAAGCCACTCGATCGACGCACGGATGTCTGGGCGGCGGGGGTGATTGCGTGGGAAGCGATCGCGCGGCGGCGCCTGTTCAAGGGGAACGAGGCCGACATCGTCCTGGATGTGGGGCACAAACCCATCCCCGACCTCGGCCAGATCGACCCGGAAGTGCCGCCGGAGCTCGCTCAGGCTGTTGCGGGCGCGCTCTCGCGCGACCTGAAGCAGCGCACGCCGACCGCCCAAGCGCTTCGCGACGCGCTGGCGAGCGGGGCTCGAGGTGAGTGGCGAGCCGCTGACACCGAGGAGGTGGCGAGCACGGTCGAGCGGCTGCTGGGTGCCGAGCTCGCAGAACGACGCAGTCGGAGCGCTCGCGAGCTAACTCGGGAGCTGACGACGATTCAGCCGCAAGAGCCGACGCTGCCGGACGCGGTTCCCGCTGCGAGCCAGCTCGAATCGGCGACGCTGCGCACTGCGCAAGCGACGGAGCCCAACGTCCCGAGCGGCGACCGGGCCGCTGCCAGCCAGCCGAGGCCCCGAAACTGGGGCATCGCGCTCGCGCTCCTCGGAACGCTGCTGGTCGGGATCGGGACGGGCATCGCCTTCCAGAAGCAGAGCGGCGCGGAGCGTCAGGAGCGCGCCGAACCGCGTCCGCGCTACAGCGCGACACCTGCCTCGGCAGCAGCGGCACCGGCGGCAGAGCCGAGCACTTCGCTGGCAGCGTCGAACGGGCCGACTCCGCCCGAAGCGTCCGCCGCTGAGGACGCTGCTGCCTCGTCGTTGGCGCTCACTGCCTTGATCATCGAGAGCAATCTGCCGCTTGCCACGCTCCAGATCGACGGCGCCGCGATGCCGCTCGAACGCGGCACCAAACGGGTCGAGCTCGCGGTCTCGACCGGGCCTCACGACGTCGAGGCCTCGACTACGAGCGGACGCCGGTTGCGAATGAAGTCCACTTCGGGCCGACTCATGCTCCAGTTTCCACCGCTTCCGACCTCGCGTCCCTTGGTCGAGAACCCGTACTGA